In Anaerobacillus isosaccharinicus, one genomic interval encodes:
- a CDS encoding DUF1146 family protein codes for MLEQFGHQALVHLIVSLMFLVIIWWALQAFRFEVLVKNPKSPQGIVLMIITTIALTQLVSTFFLDYLNYSKMLRFLF; via the coding sequence ATGTTAGAACAATTTGGTCATCAAGCCCTTGTACATTTGATTGTGAGCTTAATGTTTTTAGTTATCATTTGGTGGGCGTTACAAGCATTTCGTTTTGAAGTACTTGTAAAAAATCCAAAAAGCCCGCAAGGAATCGTTCTAATGATTATTACGACTATTGCATTAACTCAACTAGTAAGTACTTTTTTCTTGGATTATTTAAATTACTCCAAGATGCTTCGCTTTCTTTTTTAA
- a CDS encoding NADH-quinone oxidoreductase subunit N, whose product MTAFNADWSLMTPEIVLAILALTVFTVDFTTGIRGKKPFIGTLSVISLLITIVLVVIFNQNTGSIGDMFVVDPFAMLFKIVILIGVALVILTSMSYMDKHQDMYQGEMYSLLLFAALGAMLMVSSADLITLFVGLELLSISSYCLAGFRKNQAKSTEAALKYVVLGGTASAFILYGMSFMYGLTGSTSLVDIGTAMPMLYAEYQFLVIMSLFFMIAGFGFKISVVPFHMWAPDVYEGAPTPITGFLTAVSKIAGFAILIRILAVGFGAIYHEWYFIIAVIAALTMIIGNTVALVQSNIKRLMAYSGIAQAGYLLIPLAASLSFNITMSMIVYYAFAYVFMTLGAFAIISYVTEDANNEDISSFAGLYKRSPFLAHSMTVFLVSMAGLPITAGFVGKVYIFLGLMTSQMIWLAVIMIVTSTISFFYYFTIIKQMYMREPSEEGSMLKAPTSISLIVTISLIGTFGLALFANMLTNYMNGLNWIIL is encoded by the coding sequence ATGACAGCATTTAACGCAGACTGGTCTTTAATGACTCCGGAGATTGTGTTAGCAATTCTTGCACTAACAGTGTTCACAGTTGATTTTACAACAGGCATTCGCGGTAAAAAGCCGTTCATCGGTACGCTTAGTGTTATCTCTCTATTAATTACGATCGTTTTAGTAGTCATCTTTAATCAAAACACGGGTTCAATTGGTGATATGTTTGTCGTTGATCCATTTGCGATGCTATTTAAGATTGTCATTTTAATTGGGGTAGCTCTAGTTATTCTTACTTCAATGTCTTATATGGATAAGCATCAAGATATGTACCAAGGCGAAATGTATTCTCTCTTACTTTTTGCTGCATTAGGTGCAATGCTAATGGTTTCATCTGCAGATTTAATTACGCTATTTGTCGGTTTAGAGCTACTTAGTATTTCATCATACTGTTTAGCTGGTTTCCGAAAAAATCAGGCGAAATCTACAGAAGCTGCCCTTAAATATGTCGTACTAGGCGGAACAGCATCAGCGTTCATTCTTTACGGTATGTCATTTATGTACGGTTTAACTGGTTCTACTAGCTTAGTTGATATTGGTACAGCAATGCCAATGCTATATGCTGAGTATCAATTCTTAGTAATCATGTCATTGTTCTTTATGATTGCAGGTTTTGGTTTTAAAATTTCAGTGGTACCGTTTCACATGTGGGCTCCAGACGTTTACGAAGGAGCACCAACGCCAATTACTGGATTTTTAACAGCCGTTTCAAAAATAGCAGGATTTGCGATCTTAATTAGAATACTAGCTGTAGGATTTGGTGCGATTTATCATGAGTGGTATTTCATTATTGCTGTTATTGCGGCCTTAACGATGATTATTGGTAATACCGTTGCCCTTGTTCAATCCAATATTAAGCGTCTAATGGCTTACTCTGGAATTGCTCAAGCAGGTTACTTACTAATACCGCTTGCAGCATCATTATCATTCAACATTACAATGAGTATGATTGTGTACTATGCATTTGCTTATGTGTTTATGACATTAGGGGCGTTTGCGATTATATCTTATGTAACTGAGGATGCGAATAATGAAGATATTTCAAGTTTTGCTGGGCTTTACAAACGTTCTCCGTTTTTAGCTCATTCAATGACAGTGTTCTTAGTGTCAATGGCAGGGTTACCGATTACTGCCGGTTTCGTAGGGAAGGTTTACATTTTCCTTGGCTTAATGACGAGCCAGATGATCTGGCTTGCAGTTATTATGATTGTGACTAGTACGATTTCATTCTTCTACTACTTTACAATCATTAAGCAAATGTATATGAGAGAACCTAGCGAGGAAGGTAGCATGCTTAAAGCACCGACAAGCATTTCGCTTATCGTGACGATTTCACTTATCGGTACTTTTGGGCTAGCTCTATTTGCCAACATGCTAACTAATTATATGAACGGCTTAAATTGGATCATCCTCTAG
- a CDS encoding complex I subunit 4 family protein, with product MIPNMLSLLVFLPLLGALIVLTIPNEHKNVIRSVAGVTSFVTLILSIIVWANFNRGVSGMQFAENYTWIDLGFVSFNYDLGVDGLSMPLLVLTTIVTFLAVVASATIKERVKEYFVWMLVLLTGMLGVFVALDMFLFFLFFELTLIPMFFIIGIWGGKEREYAAFKFLLYTGLGSALMLIAFFAMFYQGAVAGEATLNFLRLADIYANPANAEVITNTFRAGLFLTLFIAFAVKLPIFPFHTWLPDAHVQAPTAASMILAGVLLKMGAYGLLRVGFGILPDQAANFAWLIAVLGVVNIIYGALLALVQKDLKKLVAYSSISHMGIVLLGAASFTTAGMQGAIFQLVSHGFIAALLFFMVGAIYERTHTRMIEDLGGLSKTIPILAGFLLAAAMASVGLPGMSGFVSEFLAFTGIFWASPEVIPAAKTIAVIAALGIILTAAYLLWAMQRTTFGQLHQSHAHLQDARPIEYVPMVCLLGLIILIGVYPAILGDVINTTVIDIVSKIGG from the coding sequence ATGATCCCAAACATGTTAAGTTTACTCGTCTTTCTACCATTATTAGGTGCGTTAATCGTTTTAACCATTCCTAATGAGCATAAAAATGTAATTCGTTCAGTTGCAGGAGTTACTTCTTTTGTAACGCTAATCCTTTCCATCATTGTATGGGCTAACTTTAATCGTGGCGTATCAGGTATGCAGTTCGCTGAAAACTATACGTGGATCGATTTAGGATTTGTTTCGTTTAATTATGATCTTGGTGTCGATGGGCTTTCAATGCCTTTACTAGTACTTACAACTATTGTTACGTTTTTAGCTGTAGTGGCTTCTGCCACAATTAAAGAGCGTGTCAAAGAATACTTTGTATGGATGTTGGTCCTTTTAACAGGGATGCTTGGAGTATTCGTTGCTCTTGATATGTTCCTATTCTTCTTGTTCTTTGAATTAACGCTAATTCCAATGTTTTTTATCATCGGAATTTGGGGTGGAAAAGAACGAGAGTATGCAGCCTTTAAGTTCTTGCTTTATACAGGACTTGGGAGTGCGTTAATGTTAATTGCCTTTTTTGCCATGTTCTATCAAGGAGCAGTAGCAGGAGAAGCAACATTAAACTTCCTTCGTTTAGCTGATATTTATGCAAACCCAGCAAATGCTGAAGTCATTACGAATACATTTAGAGCTGGTTTGTTCTTAACATTATTTATTGCATTTGCTGTAAAACTACCAATCTTCCCTTTCCATACGTGGTTACCAGATGCACACGTTCAAGCACCAACTGCAGCTAGTATGATCCTTGCAGGTGTCTTGTTAAAAATGGGTGCTTACGGATTACTTAGAGTTGGTTTTGGAATTTTACCAGATCAAGCAGCGAATTTTGCATGGTTAATTGCAGTTCTAGGTGTTGTCAATATTATTTACGGTGCACTGCTTGCCCTTGTTCAGAAAGATTTGAAGAAGCTTGTTGCTTACTCAAGTATTTCACATATGGGGATCGTTCTTCTTGGTGCAGCATCATTCACAACTGCCGGAATGCAAGGAGCAATTTTCCAATTAGTATCTCACGGATTTATCGCAGCGCTTCTATTCTTTATGGTAGGTGCGATTTACGAGAGAACTCATACACGTATGATCGAAGACTTAGGTGGACTTTCGAAGACCATTCCAATTTTAGCTGGATTTTTACTTGCAGCTGCAATGGCTTCAGTAGGACTTCCAGGTATGTCTGGTTTCGTCAGTGAGTTCTTAGCGTTTACAGGTATTTTCTGGGCGTCTCCAGAGGTCATTCCAGCTGCAAAAACGATCGCTGTTATTGCTGCATTAGGGATTATTCTTACAGCTGCCTATCTATTATGGGCAATGCAAAGAACAACATTTGGTCAACTACACCAGTCCCATGCACACCTTCAAGATGCACGTCCAATTGAGTATGTCCCAATGGTTTGCTTACTTGGGTTAATTATCTTAATCGGCGTTTATCCAGCGATTTTAGGTGACGTTATTAATACTACAGTGATCGACATTGTGTCGAAGATAGGGGGTTAA
- the nuoL gene encoding NADH-quinone oxidoreductase subunit L: protein MMQFAWIIPVFPLLAFVLLLLFGRILKERAAYVGIIAMAASFVTSLVVLFERIGGEGYKYVVRWITFGDNTITMGYEVTALNAMMLIVVTTVSLLVHLFSKQYMHGDDRFPVFYSYLGLFSFSMLGLVLSPNLLQLFIFWELVGVCSFLLVGFWFFKPEAAAAAKKAFLTTRIGDVGLFIGLVLTFIYTGSFEYSTIFAAIENGLVEQTMITVIAICIFLGAVGKSAQFPLHVWLPDAMEGPTPVSALIHAATMVAAGVYLVGVMYPVFLASPTAMTVVAYTGAITAIFAASIALVNTDIKRVLAYSTVSQLGFMILALGTAGYVAGLFHLMTHAFFKALLFLGAGSVIYGMHHRQDIREMGGLWWKMKITAVTFLIGTLAIAGAPLLSGFWSKEVILAAVLYNGDPLLFAIASITAAMTAFYMFRLFFKVFTGKYRGSDNLEAGEHHHEPHESPKVMTIPLIVLATLAIFAGYVNTPIFGFHLEGFLTEGLNVGKQAHGELWLVAYSIAIAGAGILLSYLIYYKGTISENFFPKLAPGVHKLLLNKYYMDELYLAVFVRPVVSLGKFLWAIDRFIIDGIVNVAGYLTKGTGYVISRRHTGQLQTYGLVSVVGGIAVLALAFVLRGYFG, encoded by the coding sequence ATGATGCAATTTGCCTGGATAATACCAGTCTTCCCACTATTAGCCTTCGTGTTGCTTCTACTTTTTGGAAGAATACTGAAAGAAAGAGCGGCTTACGTTGGGATTATTGCAATGGCTGCTTCATTCGTGACGTCATTAGTCGTCTTATTCGAAAGAATCGGTGGGGAAGGTTATAAGTACGTTGTAAGGTGGATTACCTTTGGGGACAACACAATTACAATGGGATATGAAGTAACAGCATTAAATGCAATGATGTTAATTGTTGTTACAACTGTAAGTTTACTTGTTCACTTATTTTCAAAGCAATATATGCACGGGGATGATCGTTTCCCGGTTTTCTACTCATACTTAGGGTTATTCTCATTCTCAATGTTAGGTCTCGTCTTGTCGCCTAACCTTCTACAACTTTTCATTTTCTGGGAGTTAGTAGGGGTATGTTCCTTCTTACTAGTTGGTTTCTGGTTCTTCAAACCTGAAGCTGCTGCTGCGGCAAAAAAGGCATTTTTAACAACGAGAATCGGGGATGTTGGATTATTTATCGGACTTGTTCTTACGTTTATTTATACAGGGTCTTTTGAATATTCAACGATTTTTGCGGCAATTGAAAATGGTTTAGTTGAGCAAACAATGATTACAGTAATCGCCATTTGTATTTTCTTAGGGGCGGTTGGTAAATCAGCTCAATTCCCATTACATGTTTGGTTACCAGATGCGATGGAAGGTCCGACACCAGTTTCAGCCTTAATCCATGCTGCAACGATGGTAGCTGCAGGGGTTTACTTAGTTGGGGTTATGTATCCTGTATTCTTAGCGTCACCAACTGCGATGACAGTTGTTGCTTATACGGGTGCAATTACAGCGATTTTTGCGGCTTCAATTGCCCTTGTTAATACTGATATTAAACGTGTTCTTGCTTACTCTACAGTGAGTCAGCTTGGATTTATGATTTTAGCTTTAGGAACTGCTGGTTATGTCGCTGGTTTATTCCACTTAATGACTCACGCATTCTTCAAAGCACTTCTATTCTTAGGAGCAGGTAGTGTTATTTATGGAATGCACCATAGACAAGACATTCGCGAAATGGGCGGTCTTTGGTGGAAAATGAAAATCACGGCTGTTACATTCTTAATCGGAACGTTAGCCATTGCCGGTGCTCCTCTACTTTCAGGGTTCTGGAGTAAGGAAGTTATTTTAGCTGCTGTACTTTACAATGGCGATCCATTGTTGTTCGCGATTGCTTCTATCACAGCTGCGATGACAGCATTTTATATGTTCCGTTTATTCTTTAAAGTATTCACTGGGAAATACCGTGGTAGTGATAACTTAGAAGCTGGTGAGCACCATCACGAGCCACATGAAAGTCCGAAAGTGATGACAATCCCATTAATCGTATTAGCGACTCTTGCGATTTTTGCAGGTTATGTAAATACACCGATTTTTGGTTTCCATCTTGAAGGATTTTTAACGGAAGGCTTAAACGTAGGTAAACAAGCTCACGGTGAATTATGGTTAGTAGCCTACTCAATCGCTATTGCTGGGGCAGGGATTCTCCTATCCTACTTAATTTACTATAAAGGAACAATTTCTGAGAATTTCTTCCCGAAGCTTGCACCAGGAGTTCATAAGCTTCTATTAAACAAATATTATATGGATGAATTATACTTAGCTGTTTTTGTTCGTCCAGTCGTTAGTCTTGGGAAATTCCTTTGGGCGATCGATCGCTTCATTATTGATGGCATCGTTAACGTTGCTGGCTACCTTACAAAGGGAACAGGCTATGTTATTAGCAGAAGGCATACAGGTCAATTGCAAACTTACGGATTAGTTTCAGTCGTTGGTGGAATCGCAGTTCTTGCCCTTGCCTTTGTATTAAGGGGGTATTTCGGATGA
- the nuoK gene encoding NADH-quinone oxidoreductase subunit NuoK yields the protein MRMVPITLYLALAAILFCIGLYGVLTRRHLVIVLVCVELMLNAVNINLVAFSSIGPFANITGQVFTLFVITVAAAEAAVGLAILIALYKNRKSIDVIKQDLMRW from the coding sequence ATTAGAATGGTACCAATTACGTTATATCTTGCCTTAGCAGCTATTCTATTTTGTATCGGCTTATATGGGGTACTTACGAGAAGGCATCTCGTAATCGTTCTTGTTTGCGTAGAGTTAATGTTAAATGCGGTCAATATTAATCTAGTAGCATTTTCTAGTATTGGGCCGTTTGCCAATATTACAGGGCAAGTATTCACTCTATTTGTCATAACAGTAGCTGCAGCAGAAGCAGCCGTTGGTTTAGCGATTTTAATTGCTTTATATAAAAATCGGAAGTCAATCGATGTTATTAAACAAGATCTTATGCGTTGGTAA
- a CDS encoding NADH-quinone oxidoreductase subunit J → MSWELIIFLILAILAISCSVLVIVLKRIAHRVLSMAFTFFAVAGIYFLLRAEFIGIVQIMVYVGALSILFVFGMMMTDHKSVTFGSDKGLAQKLVSLVGVVVLLLIMLNGIFTLNVPAGDLYIGTAEQIGIDLYGNYVIAFQGAGILLLAALVGAIVLARKEAD, encoded by the coding sequence GTGAGTTGGGAGTTAATTATTTTTCTAATCCTTGCAATTCTAGCAATCTCTTGTTCAGTTTTAGTTATCGTATTAAAACGAATTGCACATCGCGTACTGAGTATGGCGTTTACATTCTTTGCCGTTGCAGGTATCTACTTTTTACTTAGAGCGGAATTTATAGGTATTGTCCAAATCATGGTTTACGTTGGGGCACTTTCTATTCTCTTCGTATTCGGTATGATGATGACTGATCACAAATCAGTAACGTTTGGCTCCGATAAGGGTCTTGCTCAAAAATTGGTGAGCTTAGTGGGGGTAGTTGTACTTTTACTAATTATGCTTAATGGTATATTCACACTGAATGTACCAGCCGGGGATCTTTATATCGGAACTGCAGAGCAAATTGGAATAGACCTATATGGAAACTACGTCATCGCTTTCCAAGGAGCAGGTATTTTATTACTTGCCGCTTTAGTAGGGGCCATTGTATTGGCACGAAAGGAGGCCGATTAG
- a CDS encoding NuoI/complex I 23 kDa subunit family protein — protein sequence MFNFLKGFGVTLKYFFSPSERVTIQYPEQKPDIPERFRGIQRFFPDLCIVCNMCVNVCPTDVITLTGKPHPDNPKKKVIDTYNIDFQGCILCDFCTEVCPTQAIVMTTKYDNLSDYTRDPMFKDIEWLTNNEVYGNYTIKEEEEEKVEESERGDEK from the coding sequence ATGTTTAATTTCTTAAAAGGATTTGGTGTGACACTGAAATACTTCTTTAGCCCGAGCGAAAGAGTAACCATCCAATACCCTGAACAAAAACCGGACATTCCAGAGCGTTTTCGTGGAATTCAACGTTTTTTCCCAGATTTATGTATTGTTTGTAACATGTGTGTAAATGTTTGTCCAACGGATGTTATTACGCTAACAGGGAAGCCACATCCTGATAATCCTAAGAAAAAAGTAATCGACACGTATAACATTGATTTTCAAGGTTGTATCTTATGCGATTTTTGTACGGAAGTTTGTCCGACGCAAGCGATTGTTATGACAACAAAGTACGATAATCTTTCTGATTATACTCGTGATCCTATGTTTAAAGACATTGAGTGGTTAACGAATAATGAGGTTTATGGAAATTACACAATTAAAGAAGAAGAGGAAGAAAAAGTAGAAGAGTCAGAGCGAGGTGACGAAAAGTGA